From Anomalospiza imberbis isolate Cuckoo-Finch-1a 21T00152 chromosome 14, ASM3175350v1, whole genome shotgun sequence, a single genomic window includes:
- the LPAR4 gene encoding lysophosphatidic acid receptor 4, giving the protein MGNHSNNHTCLTDDSFKYNLYGAVYSVVFILGLITNCASLFVFLFRMKMRSETAIFMTNLAVSDLLFVFTLPFKIFYNFNRHWPFGDSLCKISGTAFLTNIYGSMLFLTCISVDRFLAIVYPFRSRTIRTRRNSAIVCAGVWILVLSGGISASLFSTTNVSNTSTTCFEGFSKRIWKTYLSKITIFIEVVGFIIPLLLNLTCSSLVLRTLRKPATLSQIGTNKEKVLKMIIVHVAIFVVCFVPYNSILFLYALVRSQAIANCSLERFARAMYPITLCIATLNCCFDPFIYYFTSESFQKSFNIKPQIKMDSLFKTEMPLTKTALPAPQDEISDQAITNGGDPTSESHF; this is encoded by the coding sequence ATGGGAAACCACAGCAACAACCATACCTGCCTGACAGATGATTCCTTCAAGTACAACCTGTACGGAGCCGTGTACAGCGTGGTCTTCATCCTTGGTTTGATCACAAACTGCGCCTCCCTCTTCGTTTTCCTCTTCCGGATGAAGATGCGGAGCGAGACGGCCATTTTCATGACCAACCTGGCAGTTTCAGACTTGCTTTTTGTGTTCACTTTGCCCTTTAAGATTTTTTACAACTTCAACAGGCACTGGCCCTTCGGGGACAGCCTGTGCAAGATCTCGGGCACAGCGTTCCTCACCAACATCTACGGGAGCATGTTGTTCCTCACCTGCATCAGCGTGGATCGCTTCCTGGCCATCGTGTATCCCTTCCGCTCCCGCACCATCCGCACCAGGAGGAATTCTGCCATCGTCTGCGCCGGCGTTTGGATCCTGGTCCTCAGTGGAGGAATTTCGGCCTCGCTGTTCTCCACGACCAACGTGTCCAACACCAGCACCACCTGTTTCGAAGGGTTCTCCAAAAGGATCTGGAAAACCTACCTGTCCAAGATCACCATATTTATTGAGGTGGTGGGATTCATCATCCCTCTGCTGCTCAACCTCACGTGCTCCTCACTGGTTCTCCGGACTTTACGGAAGCCGGCCACCCTGTCCCAGATTGGGACGAACAAGGAGAAAGTGCTGAAGATGATCATCGTGCACGTGGCCATTTTCGTCGTGTGCTTTGTCCCCTATAACTCCATCCTATTCCTGTACGCGCTCGTGCGCTCCCAGGCCATCGCCAACTGCTCCCTGGAGAGGTTTGCCAGGGCCATGTATCCCATCACATTGTGCATCGCCACCCTCAACTGCTGCTTTGACCCCTTCATCTACTACTTCACCTCTGAGTCCTTCCAGAAGTCCTTCAACATCAAACCCCAGATCAAAATGGATTCTCTTTTCAAGACAGAGATGCCGCTCACAAAGACGGCACTGCCGGCGCCGCAGGATGAGATCAGTGACCAGGCCATCACCAACGGAGGAGATCCCACATCTGAATCTCATTTCTAG